In a genomic window of Tamandua tetradactyla isolate mTamTet1 chromosome 17, mTamTet1.pri, whole genome shotgun sequence:
- the SULT6B1 gene encoding sulfotransferase 6B1 isoform X3, translating to MCTSETFQALDTFEARSDDIVLASYPKCGSNWLLNIIIELIFAVSKRKYEYPEFPVLECGDPEKYERMKQFPSPRILATHLHHDKLPGSIHKNKAKILVIFRNPKDTAVSFFHFHNDVPDIPSYGSWDEFFRQFMKGQVSWGSYFDFATNWNKHLDDENVKLIIYEDLKKNLVDGVKQIAEFFGFSVTEEQIQTVSAQSTFQAMRAKSQETHGVVGPFLFRKGEVGDWKNLFSETQNQEMDEKFKKCLAGTYLGAKLKYDSYCQA from the exons ATGTGTACCTCAGAAACTTTCCAAGCTCTGGACACCTTTGAAGCCAGAAGTGATGACATAGTGCTAGCATCTTATCCAAAATGCG GTTCAAACTGGCTTCTCAACATAATTATTGAATTAATCTTTGCTGTGTCCAAACGAAAGTATGAATATCCAGAATTCCCAGTTCTTGAATGTGGAGACCCAGAAAAATATGAG agaatgaaacagTTTCCATCACCAAGGATATTGGCAACTCATCTCCATCATGACAAACTGCCTGGGTCTATCCACAAGAATAAAGCCAAG ATATTGGTGATATTTCGAAACCCTAAAGATACAGCagtatcttttttccatttccacaatGATGTCCCTGATATTCCAAGCTATGGCTCTTGGGATGAATTCTTCAGACAGTTCATGAAGGGACAAG TTTCTTGGGGAAGCTATTTTGATTTTGCAACTAATTGGAACAAACATCTCGATGATGAAAATGTTAAGCTCATAATATACGAAGACCTGAAAAAG AATCTGGTTGATGGAGTAAAACAAATTGCTGAGTTCTTTGGATTCTCCGTAACTGAGGAGCAGATCCAAACCGTCTCTGCCCAGAGCACCTTCCAAGCAATGCGAGCAAAGTCTCAGGAAACGCATGGTGTCGTTGGCCCATTCTTGTTCCGCAAAG GTGAAGTTGGTGATTGGAAAAATTTGTTCAGTGAAACTCAGAATCAGGAAATGGATGAAAAATTCAAGAAGTGCTTAGCAGGCACTTATCTAGGAGCAAAACTGAAGTATGATTCATATTGCCAGGCCTGA
- the SULT6B1 gene encoding sulfotransferase 6B1 isoform X1, which yields MFPSTPFQNPAIPLHTLWDVHNAFNHGIVCSGSKEKSEGIPYPITMCTSETFQALDTFEARSDDIVLASYPKCGSNWLLNIIIELIFAVSKRKYEYPEFPVLECGDPEKYERMKQFPSPRILATHLHHDKLPGSIHKNKAKILVIFRNPKDTAVSFFHFHNDVPDIPSYGSWDEFFRQFMKGQVSWGSYFDFATNWNKHLDDENVKLIIYEDLKKNLVDGVKQIAEFFGFSVTEEQIQTVSAQSTFQAMRAKSQETHGVVGPFLFRKGEVGDWKNLFSETQNQEMDEKFKKCLAGTYLGAKLKYDSYCQA from the exons ATGTTCCCTTCCACCCCATTCCAGAATCCAGCAATTCCCTTGCACACCTTGTGGGATGTGCACAATGCTTTTAATCATGGAATCGTTTGCTCTGGATCCAAGGAGAAAAGTGAG GGGATTCCTTACCCAATCACCATGTGTACCTCAGAAACTTTCCAAGCTCTGGACACCTTTGAAGCCAGAAGTGATGACATAGTGCTAGCATCTTATCCAAAATGCG GTTCAAACTGGCTTCTCAACATAATTATTGAATTAATCTTTGCTGTGTCCAAACGAAAGTATGAATATCCAGAATTCCCAGTTCTTGAATGTGGAGACCCAGAAAAATATGAG agaatgaaacagTTTCCATCACCAAGGATATTGGCAACTCATCTCCATCATGACAAACTGCCTGGGTCTATCCACAAGAATAAAGCCAAG ATATTGGTGATATTTCGAAACCCTAAAGATACAGCagtatcttttttccatttccacaatGATGTCCCTGATATTCCAAGCTATGGCTCTTGGGATGAATTCTTCAGACAGTTCATGAAGGGACAAG TTTCTTGGGGAAGCTATTTTGATTTTGCAACTAATTGGAACAAACATCTCGATGATGAAAATGTTAAGCTCATAATATACGAAGACCTGAAAAAG AATCTGGTTGATGGAGTAAAACAAATTGCTGAGTTCTTTGGATTCTCCGTAACTGAGGAGCAGATCCAAACCGTCTCTGCCCAGAGCACCTTCCAAGCAATGCGAGCAAAGTCTCAGGAAACGCATGGTGTCGTTGGCCCATTCTTGTTCCGCAAAG GTGAAGTTGGTGATTGGAAAAATTTGTTCAGTGAAACTCAGAATCAGGAAATGGATGAAAAATTCAAGAAGTGCTTAGCAGGCACTTATCTAGGAGCAAAACTGAAGTATGATTCATATTGCCAGGCCTGA
- the SULT6B1 gene encoding sulfotransferase 6B1 isoform X2 — protein sequence MTDKSKFIDYIDEALEKSKETALSHLLFIYQGIPYPITMCTSETFQALDTFEARSDDIVLASYPKCGSNWLLNIIIELIFAVSKRKYEYPEFPVLECGDPEKYERMKQFPSPRILATHLHHDKLPGSIHKNKAKILVIFRNPKDTAVSFFHFHNDVPDIPSYGSWDEFFRQFMKGQVSWGSYFDFATNWNKHLDDENVKLIIYEDLKKNLVDGVKQIAEFFGFSVTEEQIQTVSAQSTFQAMRAKSQETHGVVGPFLFRKGEVGDWKNLFSETQNQEMDEKFKKCLAGTYLGAKLKYDSYCQA from the exons ATGACTGATAAGTCCAAATTTATTGACTACATTGATGAAGCTTTGGAAAAATCGAAAGAAACTGCGCTGTCTCACTTACTTTTTATCTATCAGGGGATTCCTTACCCAATCACCATGTGTACCTCAGAAACTTTCCAAGCTCTGGACACCTTTGAAGCCAGAAGTGATGACATAGTGCTAGCATCTTATCCAAAATGCG GTTCAAACTGGCTTCTCAACATAATTATTGAATTAATCTTTGCTGTGTCCAAACGAAAGTATGAATATCCAGAATTCCCAGTTCTTGAATGTGGAGACCCAGAAAAATATGAG agaatgaaacagTTTCCATCACCAAGGATATTGGCAACTCATCTCCATCATGACAAACTGCCTGGGTCTATCCACAAGAATAAAGCCAAG ATATTGGTGATATTTCGAAACCCTAAAGATACAGCagtatcttttttccatttccacaatGATGTCCCTGATATTCCAAGCTATGGCTCTTGGGATGAATTCTTCAGACAGTTCATGAAGGGACAAG TTTCTTGGGGAAGCTATTTTGATTTTGCAACTAATTGGAACAAACATCTCGATGATGAAAATGTTAAGCTCATAATATACGAAGACCTGAAAAAG AATCTGGTTGATGGAGTAAAACAAATTGCTGAGTTCTTTGGATTCTCCGTAACTGAGGAGCAGATCCAAACCGTCTCTGCCCAGAGCACCTTCCAAGCAATGCGAGCAAAGTCTCAGGAAACGCATGGTGTCGTTGGCCCATTCTTGTTCCGCAAAG GTGAAGTTGGTGATTGGAAAAATTTGTTCAGTGAAACTCAGAATCAGGAAATGGATGAAAAATTCAAGAAGTGCTTAGCAGGCACTTATCTAGGAGCAAAACTGAAGTATGATTCATATTGCCAGGCCTGA